A single genomic interval of Vulpes vulpes isolate BD-2025 chromosome 3, VulVul3, whole genome shotgun sequence harbors:
- the CLDN4 gene encoding claudin-4, translating to MASMGLQVMGMALAVLGWLGTILSCALPMWRVTAFIGSNIVTSQTIWEGLWMNCVVQSTGQMQCKVYDSLLALPQDLQAARALMVVSIILAVLGVLLSVVGGKCTNCVEDESAKAKTMIVAGVVFLLAGLLVMVPVSWTANNIIRDFYNPLVVSGQKREMGASLYVGWAASGLLLLGGALLCCNCPPRTDKPYSAKYSAAARSAPASNYV from the coding sequence ATGGCCTCCATGGGGCTGCAGGTGATGGGCATGGCGCTGGCCGTGCTGGGCTGGCTGGGCACCATCCTGAGCTGCGCGCTGCCCATGTGGCGCGTGACGGCCTTCATCGGCAGCAACATCGTCACGTCGCAGACCATCTGGGAGGGCCTGTGGATGAACTGCGTGGTGCAGAGCACCGGCCAGATGCAGTGCAAGGTGTACGACTCGCTGCTGGCGCTGCCGCAGGACCTGCAGGCGGCCCGCGCCCTCATGGTCGTCAGCATCATCCTGGCCGTGCTGGGCGTGCTGCTGTCCGTGGTGGGTGGCAAGTGCACCAACTGCGTGGAGGACGAGAGCGCCAAGGCCAAGACCATGATCGTGGCAGGCGTGGTGTTCCTGCTGGCCGGCCTGCTGGTCATGGTGCCGGTGTCCTGGACGGCCAACAATATCATCCGGGACTTCTACAACCCGCTGGTGGTCTCCGGCCAGAAGCGGGAGATGGGCGCTTCTCTCTACGTGGGCTGGGCCGCCTCGGGCTTGCTGCTGCTCGGCGGGGCCCTCCTCTGCTGCAACTGCCCTCCCCGCACGGACAAG